One window of Amaranthus tricolor cultivar Red isolate AtriRed21 chromosome 13, ASM2621246v1, whole genome shotgun sequence genomic DNA carries:
- the LOC130797861 gene encoding uncharacterized protein LOC130797861 isoform X3: MKRFCHQQKLKLRESLPSKSLPSKFITKQRKSHPSLSFSFQFLLSKQSLLELGHLIKAKKISSVELAEIFLKRLKRYNPVLQAVVTVTEELAYQQAKEADHLLSNGVYLGPLHGIPYGLKDIIAVPQYKTTWGSQSFKDQVLDVEAWVYKRLKSAGAVLVGKLVSGSLAYDDIWFGGRTRNPWNIEEFSTGSSAGPAACTSAGMVPFAIGSETAGSMTYPAARCGVSALRPTFGMVGRTGVMSISESLDKLGPFCRSAEDCAIILDNIRGKDPDDLSSRDMPFSDAFAVDLTKLTVGYLDDSEKEVVNVLASKGVKMIPFQLNYTVDSVQGILNITMDVDMLAHFDEWQRSGLDGAYEAQDQWPFELRRARVITAVDYLQAQRARGRLIQEVRESFTVDAFIGNAMDWEKVCMGNLVGMPVMVIPVGFAPIDNPSSSDIRRKRTITTGIYAPPQNDHIALALAMAFQSVTNHHKQRPPIDDLGPNDSISNTPDNTYPPRQLRG; the protein is encoded by the exons ATGAAGAGATTTTGTCATCaacaaaaactaaaactaaGGGAATCCCTTCCTTCCAAATCCCTTCCCTCTAAATTTATCACCAAACAAAGGAAATCGCATCcctccctttccttttccttccaATTCCTTCTATCCAAACAAAGT CTTCTTGAACTGGGGCATCTCATTAAGGCGAAAAAGATTTCATCTGTTGAGCTTGCTGAAATTTTTCTCAAGAGACTAAAAAG GTATAATCCTGTTCTCCAAGCCGTGGTGACGGTCACAGAAGAACTAGCATACCAACAGGCAAAAGAGGCAGATCACCTTCTTTCTAACGGTGTTTATTTAG GTCCTCTGCACGGAATTCCTTATGGATTGAAAGATATAATTGCGGTACCTCAATATAAGACAACTTGGGGTTCCCAAAGCTTCAAAGATCAAGTACTTGATGTTGAAGCGTGGGTCTATAAAAG GTTGAAATCTGCAGGGGCAGTTCTTGTTGGAAAGCTTGTAAGTGGATCGCTAGCTTATGATGACATATGGTTTGGCGGCAGGACAAGGAACCCTTGGAACATAGAGGAGTTTTCAACTGGTTCATCTGCTGGGCCTGCTGCTTGCACGTCTGCAG GCATGGTACCGTTTGCTATCGGATCAGAAACTGCTGGCTCGATGACCTACCCTGCTGCTCGTTGTGGTGTTTCAGCCTTACGCCCAACTTTTGGTATGGTCGGTCGAACTGGTGTGATGAGTATTTCAGAAAGTTTG GATAAGCTTGGCCCGTTTTGCAGAAGTGCAGAAGATTGTGCCATCATTCTGGATAATATTCGAGGCAAGGATCCGGATGACCTATCTTCAAGGGATATGCCCTTTAGTGATGCTTTTGCTGTCGATCTCACAAAACTCACTGTTGGGTATCTTGATGATTCCGAAAAGGAG GTCGTGAATGTACTGGCGTCTAAGGGTGTTAAAATGATCCCGTTCCAACTTAATTACACGGTCGACTCCGTTCAAGGTATCTTAAATATCACGATGGATGTCGATATGTTGGCGCATTTTGATGAGTGGCAACGCTCTGGACTGGATGGTGCATATGAAGCACAAGATCAATGGCCATTTGAGCTGCGCCGTGCACGAGTCATTACAGCAGTAGATTATTTACAG GCACAGAGAGCAAGAGGACGATTAATTCAAGAAGTGCGAGAAAGTTTTACGGTAGATGCATTTATTGGCAACGCAATGGACTGGGAGAAAGTTTGCATGGGAAACCTTGTTGGCATGCCTGTTATGGTTATACCTGTTGGATTTGCTCCAATAGATAACCCATCTTCTAGTGACATTCGTCGGAAAAGAACAATTACGACCGGAATCTATGCCCCTCCTCAGAATGACCACATC GCTCTAGCGCTTGCTATGGCTTTTCAGTCGGTTACTAATCATCACAAGCAGCGTCCACCAATTGATGATCTCGGTCCTAATGATTCAATTTCAAATACCCCGGACAATACTTATCCTCCTAGACAGTTGCGAGGTTAA
- the LOC130797862 gene encoding calnexin homolog, translating to MMDIRKSFKHQFVCCLLLACFSIQLFASDPIFYESFEESFDGRWIVSEKEDYNGVWKHSKSEGHEDYGLLVGEKARKYAIVKELEKPVELKGKTIVLQYETRLQNGLECGGAYLKYLRPQEAGWVPKEFDNESPYSIMFGPDKCGSTNKVHFILKHKNPKSGEYVEHHLKFPPSVPSDKLSHVYTAILTPDNEVRILVDGEEKKKANLLSGDDFEPAIIPPKTIPDPEDKKPEDWDEREKIPDPNAVKPDDWDESAPMEIEDEEAEKPEGWLDDEPEEIDDPEATKPEDWDDEEDGEWEAPKIENPKCEAAPGCGEWKRPMKRNPAYKGKWHAPLIDNPDYKGIWKPQEIPNPNYFELTTPDYEPIAAVGIEIWTMQDGILFDNILIADDEKTAETYRQTQWKPKFDAEKEKQKAEEEATQSTDGISGIQKKVFHVLYKIADIPILEPYQSKIHELIEKAETQPKITIGVLVAIAVIFVTLFFKILFGGKKPAAVSTPASQSAAAENSSTKESNEEKEEENEKEETETAAPRRRTRREN from the exons ATGATGGACATTCGTAAAAGTTTTAAGCATCAATTTGTGTGTTGTTTGCTGCTTGCATGCTTTTCGATTCAGCTCTTCGCTTCTGATCCA ATCTTTTACGAGTCGTTTGAAGAAAGTTTTGACGGGAGATGGATCGTCTCTGAGAAAGAGGATTATAACG GTGTTTGGAAGCATTCAAAAAGCGAGGGGCATGAAGACTATGGGCTTCTAGTCGGTGAAAAGGCAAGAAAGTATGCTATCGTGAAAGAACTTGAGAAACCCGTGGAATTAAAAGGGAAAACTATTGTTCTCCAATATGAAACACGCCTCCAGAATGGTCTTGAGTGTGGTGGTGCTTACTTGAAATATCTCCGTCCTCAGGAAGCTGGGTGGGTGCCCAAGGAGTTTGATAATGAATCACCATATTCTATCATGTTCGGACCAGACAAATGTGGATCCACAAACAAGGTTCACTTCATTCTGAAGCACAAGAACCCTAAGAGTGGAGAATACGTTGAACATCACCTCAAATTTCCACCTTCTGTTCCATCTGATAAGTTGTCTCACGTGTATACTGCTATTTTGACCCCTGACAATGAGGTGCGCATTCTTGTTGACggtgaggagaagaagaaggcAAACCTCCTTTCAGGTGATGACTTTGAACCAGCTATCATCCCACCAAAGACCATTCCAGACCCAGAGGACAAGAAGCCTGAGGACTGGGATGAGAGGGAAAAGATCCCTGACCCAAATGCAGTAAAGCCTGATGACTGGGATGAGAGTGCACCAATGGAGATTGAAGATGAGGAGGCTGAGAAACCTGAGGGATGGTTGGATGATGAGCCAGAGGAAATTGATGACCCTGAGGCTACAAAACCAGAAGACTGGGATGATGAAGAGGATGGTGAATGGGAGGCACCAAAGATTGAGAACCCCAAGTGTGAAGCAGCACCTGGTTGTGGTGAGTGGAAGAGACCAATGAAGAGAAACCCAGCTTACAAGGGAAAATGGCATGCTCCACTAATTGACAATCCAGACTACAAGGGTATCTGGAAGCCACAAGAAATTCCCAACCCCAACTACTTCGAGCTGACGACTCCAGACTATGAACCAATCGCTGCAGTTGGTATTGAGATTTGGACCATGCAGGATGGCATCCTGTTCGACAACATTTTGATAGCTGATGATGAAAAGACAGCTGAAACATACAGACAGACCCAATGGAAGCCCAAATTTGAcgcagaaaaagaaaaacagaagGCTGAGGAAGAAGCTACCCAATCAACAGATGGCATCTCAGGCATTCAG AAGAAGGTATTCCATGTGTTGTACAAAATTGCGGACATCCCAATTTTGGAACCCTACCAATCTAAAATTCAT GAATTGATCGAGAAGGCTGAGACACAACCAAAGATCACTATCGGCGTCTTGGTCGCCATTGCAGTGATTTTTGTCACTCTGTTCTTCAAGATTCTTTTTGGCGGGAAGAAACCA GCTGCTGTGAGCACACCCGCAAGTCAATCTGCTGCTGCAGAGAATTCCAGCACCAAGGAAAGCAATGAGGAGAAGGAAGAGGAAAACGAGAAGGAAGAAACTGAAACTGCTGCTCCTCGCAGAAGAACCAGGCGTGAAAATTAG
- the LOC130797861 gene encoding uncharacterized protein LOC130797861 isoform X2 translates to MLDADFFSKEKMVDIVKEALEFNLPTVKADRQLVATSNGGLKYPSVLVFDSDWDSKKVESRKKTFTFPSVRDVQRPANEEDIAFMSLLELGHLIKAKKISSVELAEIFLKRLKRYNPVLQAVVTVTEELAYQQAKEADHLLSNGVYLGPLHGIPYGLKDIIAVPQYKTTWGSQSFKDQVLDVEAWVYKRLKSAGAVLVGKLVSGSLAYDDIWFGGRTRNPWNIEEFSTGSSAGPAACTSAGMVPFAIGSETAGSMTYPAARCGVSALRPTFGMVGRTGVMSISESLDKLGPFCRSAEDCAIILDNIRGKDPDDLSSRDMPFSDAFAVDLTKLTVGYLDDSEKEVVNVLASKGVKMIPFQLNYTVDSVQGILNITMDVDMLAHFDEWQRSGLDGAYEAQDQWPFELRRARVITAVDYLQAQRARGRLIQEVRESFTVDAFIGNAMDWEKVCMGNLVGMPVMVIPVGFAPIDNPSSSDIRRKRTITTGIYAPPQNDHIALALAMAFQSVTNHHKQRPPIDDLGPNDSISNTPDNTYPPRQLRG, encoded by the exons ATGCTTGATGCTGACTTCTTTAGTAAGGAAAAG ATGGTGGATATTGTGAAAGAGGCTTTAGAGTTCAATCTCCCGACTGTAAAAGCCGATCGCCAATTAGTCGCTACTTCTAATGGGGGACTGAAATATCCATCAGTTTTAGTTTTTGATTCTGATTGGGATTCTAAGAAGGTAGAATCTAGGAAGAAAACTTTCACCTTCCCTTCAGTCCGTGACGTTCAAAGGCCTGCCAATGAAGAGGATATTGCCTTTATGAGT CTTCTTGAACTGGGGCATCTCATTAAGGCGAAAAAGATTTCATCTGTTGAGCTTGCTGAAATTTTTCTCAAGAGACTAAAAAG GTATAATCCTGTTCTCCAAGCCGTGGTGACGGTCACAGAAGAACTAGCATACCAACAGGCAAAAGAGGCAGATCACCTTCTTTCTAACGGTGTTTATTTAG GTCCTCTGCACGGAATTCCTTATGGATTGAAAGATATAATTGCGGTACCTCAATATAAGACAACTTGGGGTTCCCAAAGCTTCAAAGATCAAGTACTTGATGTTGAAGCGTGGGTCTATAAAAG GTTGAAATCTGCAGGGGCAGTTCTTGTTGGAAAGCTTGTAAGTGGATCGCTAGCTTATGATGACATATGGTTTGGCGGCAGGACAAGGAACCCTTGGAACATAGAGGAGTTTTCAACTGGTTCATCTGCTGGGCCTGCTGCTTGCACGTCTGCAG GCATGGTACCGTTTGCTATCGGATCAGAAACTGCTGGCTCGATGACCTACCCTGCTGCTCGTTGTGGTGTTTCAGCCTTACGCCCAACTTTTGGTATGGTCGGTCGAACTGGTGTGATGAGTATTTCAGAAAGTTTG GATAAGCTTGGCCCGTTTTGCAGAAGTGCAGAAGATTGTGCCATCATTCTGGATAATATTCGAGGCAAGGATCCGGATGACCTATCTTCAAGGGATATGCCCTTTAGTGATGCTTTTGCTGTCGATCTCACAAAACTCACTGTTGGGTATCTTGATGATTCCGAAAAGGAG GTCGTGAATGTACTGGCGTCTAAGGGTGTTAAAATGATCCCGTTCCAACTTAATTACACGGTCGACTCCGTTCAAGGTATCTTAAATATCACGATGGATGTCGATATGTTGGCGCATTTTGATGAGTGGCAACGCTCTGGACTGGATGGTGCATATGAAGCACAAGATCAATGGCCATTTGAGCTGCGCCGTGCACGAGTCATTACAGCAGTAGATTATTTACAG GCACAGAGAGCAAGAGGACGATTAATTCAAGAAGTGCGAGAAAGTTTTACGGTAGATGCATTTATTGGCAACGCAATGGACTGGGAGAAAGTTTGCATGGGAAACCTTGTTGGCATGCCTGTTATGGTTATACCTGTTGGATTTGCTCCAATAGATAACCCATCTTCTAGTGACATTCGTCGGAAAAGAACAATTACGACCGGAATCTATGCCCCTCCTCAGAATGACCACATC GCTCTAGCGCTTGCTATGGCTTTTCAGTCGGTTACTAATCATCACAAGCAGCGTCCACCAATTGATGATCTCGGTCCTAATGATTCAATTTCAAATACCCCGGACAATACTTATCCTCCTAGACAGTTGCGAGGTTAA
- the LOC130797861 gene encoding uncharacterized protein LOC130797861 isoform X1 — MFLLLLFVLAASTSSCCCCSTSIFGNMDSKRHKSEVCSNQSNNTSGGFSVQDAFHMLDADFFSKEKMVDIVKEALEFNLPTVKADRQLVATSNGGLKYPSVLVFDSDWDSKKVESRKKTFTFPSVRDVQRPANEEDIAFMSLLELGHLIKAKKISSVELAEIFLKRLKRYNPVLQAVVTVTEELAYQQAKEADHLLSNGVYLGPLHGIPYGLKDIIAVPQYKTTWGSQSFKDQVLDVEAWVYKRLKSAGAVLVGKLVSGSLAYDDIWFGGRTRNPWNIEEFSTGSSAGPAACTSAGMVPFAIGSETAGSMTYPAARCGVSALRPTFGMVGRTGVMSISESLDKLGPFCRSAEDCAIILDNIRGKDPDDLSSRDMPFSDAFAVDLTKLTVGYLDDSEKEVVNVLASKGVKMIPFQLNYTVDSVQGILNITMDVDMLAHFDEWQRSGLDGAYEAQDQWPFELRRARVITAVDYLQAQRARGRLIQEVRESFTVDAFIGNAMDWEKVCMGNLVGMPVMVIPVGFAPIDNPSSSDIRRKRTITTGIYAPPQNDHIALALAMAFQSVTNHHKQRPPIDDLGPNDSISNTPDNTYPPRQLRG; from the exons GACAGTAAAAGGCATAAATCTGAGGTTTGCAGTAACCAATCTAATAATACCAGTGGCGGGTTTTCCGTACAAGATGCATTTCACATGCTTGATGCTGACTTCTTTAGTAAGGAAAAG ATGGTGGATATTGTGAAAGAGGCTTTAGAGTTCAATCTCCCGACTGTAAAAGCCGATCGCCAATTAGTCGCTACTTCTAATGGGGGACTGAAATATCCATCAGTTTTAGTTTTTGATTCTGATTGGGATTCTAAGAAGGTAGAATCTAGGAAGAAAACTTTCACCTTCCCTTCAGTCCGTGACGTTCAAAGGCCTGCCAATGAAGAGGATATTGCCTTTATGAGT CTTCTTGAACTGGGGCATCTCATTAAGGCGAAAAAGATTTCATCTGTTGAGCTTGCTGAAATTTTTCTCAAGAGACTAAAAAG GTATAATCCTGTTCTCCAAGCCGTGGTGACGGTCACAGAAGAACTAGCATACCAACAGGCAAAAGAGGCAGATCACCTTCTTTCTAACGGTGTTTATTTAG GTCCTCTGCACGGAATTCCTTATGGATTGAAAGATATAATTGCGGTACCTCAATATAAGACAACTTGGGGTTCCCAAAGCTTCAAAGATCAAGTACTTGATGTTGAAGCGTGGGTCTATAAAAG GTTGAAATCTGCAGGGGCAGTTCTTGTTGGAAAGCTTGTAAGTGGATCGCTAGCTTATGATGACATATGGTTTGGCGGCAGGACAAGGAACCCTTGGAACATAGAGGAGTTTTCAACTGGTTCATCTGCTGGGCCTGCTGCTTGCACGTCTGCAG GCATGGTACCGTTTGCTATCGGATCAGAAACTGCTGGCTCGATGACCTACCCTGCTGCTCGTTGTGGTGTTTCAGCCTTACGCCCAACTTTTGGTATGGTCGGTCGAACTGGTGTGATGAGTATTTCAGAAAGTTTG GATAAGCTTGGCCCGTTTTGCAGAAGTGCAGAAGATTGTGCCATCATTCTGGATAATATTCGAGGCAAGGATCCGGATGACCTATCTTCAAGGGATATGCCCTTTAGTGATGCTTTTGCTGTCGATCTCACAAAACTCACTGTTGGGTATCTTGATGATTCCGAAAAGGAG GTCGTGAATGTACTGGCGTCTAAGGGTGTTAAAATGATCCCGTTCCAACTTAATTACACGGTCGACTCCGTTCAAGGTATCTTAAATATCACGATGGATGTCGATATGTTGGCGCATTTTGATGAGTGGCAACGCTCTGGACTGGATGGTGCATATGAAGCACAAGATCAATGGCCATTTGAGCTGCGCCGTGCACGAGTCATTACAGCAGTAGATTATTTACAG GCACAGAGAGCAAGAGGACGATTAATTCAAGAAGTGCGAGAAAGTTTTACGGTAGATGCATTTATTGGCAACGCAATGGACTGGGAGAAAGTTTGCATGGGAAACCTTGTTGGCATGCCTGTTATGGTTATACCTGTTGGATTTGCTCCAATAGATAACCCATCTTCTAGTGACATTCGTCGGAAAAGAACAATTACGACCGGAATCTATGCCCCTCCTCAGAATGACCACATC GCTCTAGCGCTTGCTATGGCTTTTCAGTCGGTTACTAATCATCACAAGCAGCGTCCACCAATTGATGATCTCGGTCCTAATGATTCAATTTCAAATACCCCGGACAATACTTATCCTCCTAGACAGTTGCGAGGTTAA
- the LOC130797905 gene encoding uncharacterized protein LOC130797905, with translation MALAVLRGGMAKNLKKMSPLLGRTQGIGTMTRTIPKMKAYAPAAEKDPSKGKETGNYVPIYVALGMIGLAVALGVHTAKQQFMYAPDVVLKKSRRETVPEVVEPERVAEESKDFIKNSLFRKVAHVQEFETPVDNPIHGNPLTREPRVESLKSVGVNPIEGNDKR, from the exons ATGGCTTTGGCTGTCTTGAGAGGAGGAATG gcaaagaatttgaagaaAATGAGCCCATTGTTGGGAAGAACACAAGGCATAGGAACAATGACAAGAACAATACCAAAGATGAAGGCATATGCTCCTGCAGCTGAAAAGGATCCAAGTAAAGGTAAAGAAACAGGTAATTATGTGCCCATCTATGTAGCTTTAGGCATGATAGGATTGGCTGTGGCTTTAGGAGTCCATACAGCCAAACAACAGTTCATGTATGCTCCTGATGTTGTGCTCAAGAAGAGTCGACGAGAGACGGTCCCGGAGGTTGTCGAACCCGAACGTGTAGCTGAAGAATCTAAAGATTTTATCAAAAATTCGTTGTTTCGAAAGGTCGCTCATGTTCAAGAGTTCGAGACTCCCGTTGATAATCCCATCCATGGCAATCCCCTCACTAG GGAGCCACGGGTGGAGTCATTAAAGTCGGTAGGAGTGAACCCAATCGAAGGCAATGATAAACGATGA